The Sinorhizobium fredii genome contains the following window.
AGGGGTCGCCGGTCTCCTCGAAGGCGGCGAAGGCGTCGGCGTCGAGCACCTCCGACCACATGTAGGAATAGTAGCCGGCCGAGTAGCCGTCTCCGGAGAAGACATGCAGGAAATGCGGGCTGCGATGCCGCATGACGATCGATGCCGGCAGATCGATCCTTTCGAGCGTCGCCGCCTCGAGCGCCATCGGATCGCCGATGTTTTCCGCCGTATGATAGGCCATGTCGACGAGCGCCGACGCGGTGAACTCGACGGTGGCAAAGCCGGAATTGAAGGTCCGCGCCGCCAGCACCTTGTCGAGGAGGGCGTGCGGCATCGGTTCGCCGGTGCGGTAGTGCACGGCGTATTTCCTAAGAATCTCCGGCACCGTCAGCCAATGCTCGTAAAGCTGTGACGGCAGTTCGACGAAGTCGCGCGAAACGCCGGTGCCAGACACCGAGGGGTAGGTGACGTTCGACAGCATGCCGTGCAGCGCGTGGCCGAACTCGTGGAAGAGGGTGCGGGCGTCGTCGATGGAAAGCAGTGCCGGCTTGCCGTCGGCGGGCTTGGCGAAGTTGCAGACATTGTAGACGATCGGGATTTCGCCGACCGCACCGTTCTTCAATTTCAGCTTGTGCTGCGACTGGAAGGAGCTCATCCAGGCGCCGGAGCGCTTGGAGGAGCGGGCGAAGTAGTCGCCGAGGAAGAGCGCCGCGAGCTTGCCCGAAGCGTCGCGGATCTCGAAGACGCGGACGTCCGGATGGTAGGCGGCGATGCCGCTCTTTTCCGTCACCGTAATGCCGAAGAGACGATGGGCGACGTCGAAGCAGGCGCCGATAATCCTTTCAAGCTGCAGATAGGGCTTCAGCTCGCTTTCCGAGAAGCTGAACTTTTCCGCTCTCAGCTTTTCGGCATAGTGGCGCCAGTCCCAGGGCATCACGTCGTGATTGCGGCCTTCAGCAGCGATCAGCCTGGCAAGATCCGCCTCTTCCTCCCGGGCCCGGGCCACCGCCTTTTCCCAGACCCGCAGCAACAGGCCGTTCACCGCTTCCGGCGTCTTCGCCATGGTGTCGTCGAGCTTGAGTGCGGCGTAGTTCGGATAGCCGAGCAGCTTCGCCTTTTCCGCCCGTAGCGAAAGCGTCTCGGCGATGATGCCGCGATTGTCGGTCTCGCCGCCATTTTCGCCGCGCGCCGTCCACGCCCGGAAAGCCTGCTCGCGAAGCTCGCGGTTTTCCGAGAAGGTCAGGAACGGCTCGACGATAGAGCGCGACAGCGTCACCGCATACTTACCGTCCTCGCCCCGGTCGCGTGCCGCTTCGGCCATCGCGTCCTTGAGGAAATCCGGCAGCCCGGCCAGTTCCTCATCGCTCGTGAGCATGAGCGCCCAGTTCTTCTCATCGGCCAGCACGTTCTGGCCGAATTTCGCGCCGAGGCCGGCAAGCGTTTCGTTGATTGTCGCGAGTCGCTCCTGCTCCACCTTGTCGAGCTTGGCGCCGGACTTGACGAAACCCTTCCAGTGCCGTTCGAGAACACGCGTCGCCTCGAGATCGAGTCCGAGTTCCTGCCGCTTCTCCCACACCGTGTCGATGCGGCTGAAGAGCGCCGGATTCGTGCCGATCTTCGAATAGTGGCGCGACATCTTCGGTGCAATGTCGCGCTCCAGCGCCTGGATCACCTCGTTGGTGTGGGCACCGGCCTTGGTCCAGAACAGTGCCGAAACGCGCGACAGCTCGTCGCCGGCGATCTCCAGAGCGACGACAGTATTGTCGAAGCTCGGCGGCTCGGGATTGTTGGCGATCGCCTCGATCTCCGCCTCGTGGCTCGCGAAGGCGGCATCGAAGGCGGGCGCGAAGTCCTCGTCGTTTATCGCCGCGAAGCGCGGCAAGCCCTCA
Protein-coding sequences here:
- a CDS encoding M3 family metallopeptidase, with translation MTADASLNPALTHWTGHEGLPRFAAINDEDFAPAFDAAFASHEAEIEAIANNPEPPSFDNTVVALEIAGDELSRVSALFWTKAGAHTNEVIQALERDIAPKMSRHYSKIGTNPALFSRIDTVWEKRQELGLDLEATRVLERHWKGFVKSGAKLDKVEQERLATINETLAGLGAKFGQNVLADEKNWALMLTSDEELAGLPDFLKDAMAEAARDRGEDGKYAVTLSRSIVEPFLTFSENRELREQAFRAWTARGENGGETDNRGIIAETLSLRAEKAKLLGYPNYAALKLDDTMAKTPEAVNGLLLRVWEKAVARAREEEADLARLIAAEGRNHDVMPWDWRHYAEKLRAEKFSFSESELKPYLQLERIIGACFDVAHRLFGITVTEKSGIAAYHPDVRVFEIRDASGKLAALFLGDYFARSSKRSGAWMSSFQSQHKLKLKNGAVGEIPIVYNVCNFAKPADGKPALLSIDDARTLFHEFGHALHGMLSNVTYPSVSGTGVSRDFVELPSQLYEHWLTVPEILRKYAVHYRTGEPMPHALLDKVLAARTFNSGFATVEFTASALVDMAYHTAENIGDPMALEAATLERIDLPASIVMRHRSPHFLHVFSGDGYSAGYYSYMWSEVLDADAFAAFEETGDPFDPAMAAKLKGHIYSVGGAIDPEDAYRAFRGKLPSPDAMLAKKGLAA